The following proteins are co-located in the Pseudomonas sp. DY-1 genome:
- a CDS encoding acyl-CoA dehydrogenase family protein, protein MIPSEDEIQIRDMARQFAQERLKPFAADWDREHRFPAEAIHEMAQLGFLGMLVPEEWGGAATGHLAYAMALEEIAAGDGACSTIMSVHNSVGCMPILKYGSQEQKERFLRPLASGEMIGAFALTEPQAGSDASDLRTRARRDGDHYVLNGAKQFITSGNHAGMVIVFAVTDPQAGKKGISAFIVPTDTPGYQVVRVEDKLGQHASDTCQIQLDEVRIPASLRLGEEGEGYRIALSNLEGGRIGIAAQSVGMARAAFEAARDYAHERKTFGKPIIEHQAVSFRLADMATQIAVARQMVHHAASLREAGMPCLTEASMAKLFASEMAEKVCSAAIQTLGGYGYLKDFPVERIYRDVRVCQIYEGTSDVQRMVIARSL, encoded by the coding sequence ATGATCCCCTCCGAAGACGAAATCCAGATCCGCGACATGGCCCGTCAATTCGCCCAGGAGCGGCTGAAGCCGTTCGCCGCTGATTGGGACCGCGAGCACCGCTTCCCCGCCGAGGCCATCCACGAGATGGCCCAGTTGGGCTTCCTCGGCATGTTGGTGCCGGAAGAGTGGGGCGGTGCGGCCACCGGCCACCTGGCGTATGCCATGGCGCTGGAGGAAATCGCCGCTGGCGATGGCGCCTGCTCCACCATCATGAGCGTGCACAACTCGGTGGGCTGCATGCCCATCCTCAAGTACGGCAGCCAGGAGCAGAAGGAGCGATTCCTGCGTCCGCTGGCCTCGGGCGAGATGATCGGTGCCTTCGCGCTCACCGAGCCCCAGGCCGGTTCCGACGCCAGCGACCTGCGCACCCGTGCCCGCCGCGATGGCGACCATTACGTACTGAACGGCGCCAAGCAGTTCATCACCTCGGGCAACCATGCGGGGATGGTGATCGTCTTCGCCGTGACCGATCCTCAGGCCGGCAAGAAGGGCATCAGCGCCTTCATCGTGCCCACCGATACCCCCGGCTACCAGGTGGTGCGGGTGGAGGACAAGCTCGGCCAGCACGCTTCCGATACCTGCCAGATCCAGCTTGATGAGGTGCGGATTCCGGCCTCCCTGCGCCTGGGCGAGGAGGGCGAGGGTTACCGCATTGCCCTGTCCAACCTGGAGGGCGGGCGTATCGGCATCGCTGCTCAGTCCGTCGGCATGGCCCGCGCGGCCTTCGAGGCGGCGCGCGACTACGCCCATGAACGCAAGACCTTCGGCAAGCCGATCATCGAGCACCAGGCAGTGTCCTTCCGCTTGGCCGACATGGCCACCCAGATCGCCGTGGCGCGTCAGATGGTTCACCACGCCGCCAGCCTGCGCGAAGCGGGCATGCCCTGCCTGACCGAGGCCTCAATGGCCAAGCTGTTCGCATCGGAGATGGCCGAGAAGGTCTGCTCCGCGGCCATCCAGACCCTGGGTGGCTACGGCTACCTGAAGGACTTCCCGGTGGAGCGTATCTACCGCGATGTGCGCGTGTGCCAGATATACGAAGGCACCTCCGACGTGCAGCGCATGGTGATCGCCCGCAGCCTCTGA
- a CDS encoding acetyl-CoA C-acyltransferase: MNGDSIVIVSAVRTAMGGFLGDFKDMTAAQLGAATNRAALERAGVQGEAVDEVIMGCVLQAGQGQAPARQSALGAGLPQGVVCSTVNKMCGSGMKTVMLAHDLLRAGSADVVLAGGMESMSNAPYLLERARTGYRMGHGKVLDHMFLDGLEDAYDKGRLMGTFAEDCAKAYGFTREQQDAFAIASLTRAQKAMADGRFAAEIVPVEAKSGRDVVTISQDEQPPKARLEKIPTLKPAFREGGTVTAANSSSISDGAASLLLMRLSEAEKRGLTPLAHVAGHASFAQAPNLFTTAPVGSIQRLLTRTGWSLNEVDLFEVNEAFAVVPMVAMRDLDISHDKINVHGGACALGHPIGASGARVLVTLLNALTQYDLKRGVASVCIGGGEATAVAIERIS, translated from the coding sequence ATGAACGGGGATTCCATCGTTATCGTCAGCGCCGTCCGCACCGCCATGGGCGGCTTCCTCGGTGACTTCAAGGACATGACTGCAGCGCAACTGGGCGCCGCCACCAACCGTGCCGCGCTGGAGCGTGCCGGCGTGCAGGGCGAAGCCGTGGACGAGGTCATCATGGGCTGCGTATTGCAGGCCGGCCAGGGCCAGGCCCCGGCGCGCCAGTCCGCTCTTGGCGCGGGCCTGCCACAGGGCGTGGTCTGTTCCACGGTGAACAAGATGTGCGGCTCGGGCATGAAGACCGTGATGCTGGCCCACGACCTGCTGCGTGCCGGCAGTGCCGACGTGGTGCTGGCCGGCGGCATGGAGAGCATGTCCAATGCGCCCTACCTGCTGGAACGTGCCCGCACCGGCTACCGCATGGGGCACGGCAAGGTGCTTGACCACATGTTCCTCGACGGTCTGGAAGACGCCTACGACAAGGGCCGCCTGATGGGTACCTTCGCCGAGGATTGCGCGAAAGCCTATGGCTTCACCCGCGAGCAGCAGGACGCCTTCGCCATCGCCTCGCTGACCCGCGCGCAGAAAGCCATGGCCGACGGCCGCTTTGCCGCCGAAATCGTTCCGGTGGAAGCGAAGTCCGGCCGTGATGTGGTGACCATCAGCCAGGACGAGCAACCGCCGAAGGCGCGCCTGGAGAAGATTCCTACCCTCAAGCCGGCATTCCGCGAGGGCGGCACCGTCACCGCAGCCAACTCCAGCTCCATTTCCGATGGCGCGGCGTCGCTGCTGCTGATGCGCCTGTCCGAAGCGGAAAAACGCGGCCTGACACCGCTGGCCCATGTCGCGGGTCATGCGTCCTTCGCCCAGGCGCCGAACCTGTTCACCACCGCACCGGTGGGCTCCATCCAGCGTCTGCTGACCCGCACCGGCTGGAGCCTGAACGAGGTGGACCTGTTCGAAGTGAACGAAGCCTTCGCCGTGGTGCCCATGGTCGCCATGCGCGACCTCGATATCTCCCACGACAAGATCAACGTCCATGGCGGCGCCTGCGCCCTGGGCCACCCCATTGGCGCCTCCGGGGCGCGGGTGCTGGTGACCCTGCTCAATGCGCTGACCCAATACGACCTCAAGCGTGGCGTGGCTTCGGTGTGCATCGGTGGCGGTGAAGCCACTGCAGTGGCCATCGAGCGAATCAGCTGA
- a CDS encoding 3-hydroxyacyl-CoA dehydrogenase, which produces MRIENSVFLVTGGSSGLGLASARELVGQGGKVVLVDINADAGNARAEELGANARFVKADITREEDARAAVAVAVEAFGGLHGLVNCAGVAPAEKIIGRNGAHGLDSFARTISINLVGSFNMLRLAAEAMAQGEPNTEGERGVIINTASVAAFDGQIGQAAYSASKSGVVGMTLPIARELARHGIRVMCIAPGIFETPMMAGMPQEVRDSLGASVPFPPRLGRPAEYAALVRHIVENAMLNGEVIRLDGAIRMTAK; this is translated from the coding sequence GTGCGTATCGAGAATTCCGTTTTCCTGGTGACCGGCGGCAGCTCCGGTCTCGGCCTGGCCTCTGCCCGTGAGCTGGTGGGGCAGGGCGGCAAGGTCGTGCTGGTGGACATCAATGCCGACGCCGGCAACGCCCGCGCCGAAGAACTGGGCGCCAACGCCCGTTTCGTGAAGGCCGACATCACCCGTGAAGAAGACGCTCGCGCCGCAGTGGCCGTCGCTGTAGAGGCCTTTGGCGGACTGCACGGGCTGGTCAATTGTGCTGGCGTCGCGCCGGCCGAGAAGATCATTGGGCGCAACGGCGCCCACGGGCTGGACAGCTTCGCCCGGACCATCAGCATCAACCTCGTCGGCAGCTTCAACATGCTGCGTCTGGCCGCAGAGGCCATGGCACAGGGTGAACCCAACACCGAAGGCGAGCGCGGTGTCATCATCAACACCGCCTCGGTTGCGGCGTTCGATGGGCAGATCGGCCAGGCGGCCTATTCCGCATCGAAGAGCGGCGTGGTCGGCATGACCCTGCCAATCGCCCGCGAGCTGGCGCGCCACGGCATCCGCGTGATGTGCATCGCTCCCGGTATCTTCGAGACTCCGATGATGGCCGGCATGCCCCAGGAAGTGCGTGATTCCCTCGGCGCTTCCGTGCCGTTCCCGCCGCGCCTGGGTCGCCCGGCCGAATACGCCGCGCTGGTTCGCCACATCGTCGAGAACGCCATGCTCAATGGCGAAGTCATCCGCCTCGATGGCGCCATTCGCATGACCGCCAAGTAA
- a CDS encoding acyl-CoA synthetase produces MRDYFTAADEFDYASAASATLAGDLDALNACVECCDRHAEPGRVALVWEGRNGEQATWTFAQLKEAAARFANLLHARGVRPGDCVSGMLPRTPELLITILGTWRAGAVYQPLFTAFGPKAIEHRVQGAGSKLVVTDLANRPKLDEVADLPQVLTVGDDFWAELERQADSFEPVLRKAYDPFLLMFTSGTTGLAKPLAVPLKAIVAFVSYMRDAVDLRPDDKFWNLADPGWAYGLYYAVTGPLAMGHATTFYEGGFTVESTCRIIREHGITNLAGSPTAYRLLLAARDEVEAAIKGNLRAVSSAGEPLTPEVIRWFAEGLGCTIHDHYGQTELGMVLCNHHALEHPVRLGAAGFAMPGHRVVVLDEQHRELPAGQPGVLALDMPRSPLFWFPGYQGMATKAFVGDYYLSGDTVELNDDGSISFVGRADDVITTSGYRVGPFDVESALIEHPAVIEAAVIGKPDPERTELVKAFVVLHAGHNADAELADVLQQYVRKRLSAHSYPREIEFVAELPKTPSGKIQRFLLRNQEIAKAQAAAAN; encoded by the coding sequence ATGCGCGATTACTTCACCGCTGCCGACGAGTTCGACTACGCCAGCGCCGCCTCCGCCACCCTGGCGGGCGATCTCGACGCCCTGAATGCCTGTGTCGAGTGCTGCGACCGCCATGCCGAACCGGGGCGCGTCGCGCTGGTCTGGGAGGGGCGTAACGGTGAGCAGGCCACCTGGACCTTCGCCCAGCTCAAGGAGGCCGCGGCTCGCTTCGCGAACCTCCTGCATGCCCGTGGCGTGCGCCCCGGCGACTGCGTTTCAGGCATGCTCCCGCGTACCCCGGAACTGTTGATCACCATTCTCGGTACCTGGCGTGCAGGCGCCGTCTACCAGCCGCTGTTCACCGCGTTCGGCCCCAAGGCCATCGAGCACCGGGTGCAGGGGGCAGGTTCGAAGCTGGTCGTCACCGATCTTGCCAACCGTCCGAAACTGGATGAGGTGGCGGACCTGCCGCAGGTACTGACTGTCGGCGACGACTTCTGGGCTGAGCTGGAACGCCAGGCGGACAGCTTCGAACCGGTCCTGCGCAAGGCATACGATCCGTTTTTGCTGATGTTCACCTCTGGCACCACCGGCCTGGCGAAACCGCTAGCCGTGCCGCTCAAGGCCATCGTCGCCTTCGTCAGCTACATGCGTGATGCGGTCGATCTGCGTCCGGACGACAAGTTCTGGAACCTGGCCGATCCGGGCTGGGCGTACGGCCTCTACTACGCCGTGACCGGTCCTCTCGCCATGGGCCACGCCACCACCTTCTACGAAGGCGGCTTCACCGTTGAAAGCACCTGCCGGATCATCCGCGAGCATGGCATAACCAACCTGGCCGGCTCGCCCACGGCCTATCGCCTGCTGCTGGCTGCCCGCGACGAGGTGGAGGCCGCGATCAAAGGCAACCTGCGTGCCGTCAGCAGCGCCGGTGAGCCCCTGACCCCGGAAGTGATCCGCTGGTTCGCCGAGGGCCTGGGCTGCACCATCCACGACCATTACGGCCAGACTGAATTGGGCATGGTGCTGTGCAACCATCACGCCCTGGAACACCCGGTGCGCCTGGGGGCTGCCGGCTTCGCCATGCCCGGCCACCGTGTAGTGGTGCTGGATGAGCAACATCGCGAACTGCCTGCCGGCCAGCCCGGCGTCCTGGCACTCGACATGCCGCGCTCGCCGCTGTTCTGGTTCCCCGGCTACCAGGGCATGGCCACCAAGGCGTTCGTCGGTGACTACTATCTGAGTGGTGACACCGTGGAGCTGAATGACGACGGCAGCATCAGCTTCGTCGGTCGTGCTGATGATGTGATCACTACCTCCGGCTACCGGGTCGGTCCATTCGATGTGGAAAGTGCGCTGATCGAGCACCCGGCGGTGATCGAGGCTGCTGTCATTGGCAAACCCGATCCGGAGCGCACCGAACTCGTCAAGGCCTTCGTCGTGCTGCATGCCGGCCACAACGCCGATGCCGAACTGGCCGACGTTCTGCAGCAATACGTGCGAAAGCGTCTGTCCGCCCATTCCTATCCGCGCGAGATCGAGTTCGTCGCGGAATTGCCCAAGACCCCGAGCGGCAAGATCCAGCGTTTCCTCCTGCGTAACCAGGAGATCGCCAAGGCCCAGGCGGCCGCCGCCAACTGA